The Oncorhynchus masou masou isolate Uvic2021 chromosome 31, UVic_Omas_1.1, whole genome shotgun sequence genome includes a region encoding these proteins:
- the LOC135524626 gene encoding LOW QUALITY PROTEIN: dipeptidyl peptidase 9-like (The sequence of the model RefSeq protein was modified relative to this genomic sequence to represent the inferred CDS: inserted 2 bases in 1 codon), which yields MHRVKRVKLEDETEGSWKSYSAFRMTAVDELSDSSEVVEMEDVPSQFFVEKHSWDGLRYIIHSSRKYTGMVINKAPHDFQFVQRQDESGPYSHRLYYLGMPYGSRENSLLYSEIPKKIRKEALLVLSWKQMLDHFQATPHHGVYSREEELLRERKRLGVFGITSYDYHAESGLFLFQASNSLFYCRDGGHNGFIASPMKPVEIKTQCSGTRMDPKISPGDPTFMAFINSNDLWVASIETGEERRLTYCHKGMNNVKEDPKSAGIATFVIQEEFDRFTGYWWSPAAPEDPDGGKTLQLLYEEVDESEVELIHVPSPALEERKADVYRYPRTGSKNPQITFKLVEIRTDHLGRIVSTQDKELVLPFTTLFPGVEYIARAGWTKDGKYAWAVLLDRSQQRLQLVLLPPALFIPVTQDQAQREESVEAVPEGVHPFIIYEEITDIWINIHDIFYPFIQTNDDEITFLWANESKTGFCHLYKVTTLLQQGCYQWTRDYTQTEEDFKCPIKEEVTLTSGEWEVLARHGSKIWVNEATQLVYFQGTRDTPLEHHLYTVSYDSPGDMVRLTKPGFSHSCSVSQNFDMFVSHYSNVSTPPCVHIYKLMGPESDPLHKEPEFWASMMEATGRPGDYIPPEIFTFPGNSGFHLYGMLYKPHNLLPGRKHPTIVFVYGGPQVQLVNNTYKGVKYLRLNTLASLGYAVVVIDGRGSCQRGLKFEGALKNKMGQVEIEDQVEGLQYVAENYTFVDLSRVAIHGWSYGGFLSLMGLVHRPNVFKVAIAGAPVTVWMAYDTGYTERYMDLPENNQQGYEAGSVALHVDKLPSEPNRLLILHGFLDENVHFFHTNFLVSQLIRAXKPYQLQIYPNERHSIRCPESGEHYEIMLLHFLQQYL from the exons ATGCATAGAGTTAAGAGGGTGAAACTTGAAGACGAAACAGAAGGTAGTTGGAAAAG TTATTCAGCTTTCAGAATGACTGCTGTAGATGAGCTCTCGGACAGCTCGGAGGTAGTGGAGATGGAGGACGTGCCCTCCCAGTTCTTTGTGGAGAAGCACTCGTGGGACGGCCTGCGGTACATCATCCATAGTAGCCGCAAGTACACGGGCATGGTCATCAACAAGGCCCCGCACGACTTCCAGTTTGTCCAGAGGCAGGACGAGTCAGGCCCATACTCCCATCGACTCTACTACCTTG GAATGCCCTATGGAAGTAGGGAAAACTCATTACTTTACTCAGAGATTCCCAAGAAGATTCGGAAAGAGGCCCTTCTGGTGTTGTCGTGGAAACAGATGCTAGATCACTTTCAG GCCACCCCTCATCATGGGGTGTACTCCCGGGAGGAGGAGCTGCTGAGGGAGAGAAAGCGTCTGGGGGTCTTTGGGATCACATCGTATGATTATCACGCCGAGAGCGGCCTTTTCCTGTTCCAGGCCAGCAACAGCCTGTTCTACTGTCGGGACGGAGGCCATAATGGCTTCATT GCGTCCCCCATGAAGCCTGTAGAGATTAAGACCCAATGCTCAGGCACACGAATGGACCCCAAGATCTCCCCAGGCGACCCCACCTTCATGGCCTTCATCAATAGCAACGACCTGTGGGTGGCCAGCAtcgagactggggaggagaggagactcaCCTACTGCCATAAAG GGATGAATAATGTGAAGGAGGACCCCAAGTCTGCAGGCATTGCCACCTTTGTAATCCAGGAGGAGTTTGACCGCTTCACGGGCTACTGGTGGTCGCCAGCTGCTCCTGAAG ACCCAGATGGGGGGAAGACCCTCCAGTTACTGTATGAGGAGGTGGATGAGTCAGAGGTGGAGTTAATTCACGTTCCCTCCCCAGCCCTGGAGGAGCGCAAGGCTGATGTTTACAGATACCCCCGCACAG GGAGTAAGAATCCTCAAATTACTTTCAAACTGGTAGAAATCAGAACCGACCACCTTGGCAGA ATTGTAAGCACCCAGGACAAGGAGTTGGTCCTGCCTTTTACCACCCTGTTCCCTGGGGTTGAGTACATCGCCCGCGCCGGCTGGACAAAAGACGGCAAATA TGCATGGGCGGTACTGCTGGACAGGAGCCAACAGAGGCTCCAGTTGGTCCTGCTGCCCCCGGCCCTGTTCATCCCTGTAACCCAGGACCAGGCCCAACGGGAGGAGAGTGTGGAGGCTGTGCCAGAGGGGGTTCACCCCTTCATCATCTACGAGGAGATCACCGACATATGGATCAAC ATCCATGACATATTTTATCCTTTCATTCAAACAAACGATGATGAGATCACCTTCCTCTGGGCGAACGAGTCCAAAACTGGCTTCTGCCATTTGTACAAAGTCACCACGCTGTTACAACAGGGCTGCTACCAGTGGACCAGAGACTACACGCAGACAGAGG AGGACTTTAAGTGCCCGATCAAGGAAGAGGTGACGTTAACCAGTGGAGAGTGGGAGGTGTTGGCCAGACATGGCTCCAAG ATCTGGGTGAACGAGGCTACCCAGCTGGTGTACTTCCAAGGCACGCGGGACACGCCCCTGGAGCATCACCTATACACTGTGAGCTACGACTCCCCGGGGGATATGGTCAGGCTGACCAAGCCAGGCTTCTCCCACAGCTGCTCTGTAAGCCAG AATTTTGACATGTTTGTCAGCCATTACAGTAATGTCAGCACACCTCCCTGCGTCCACATCTACAAGCTGATGGGCCCAGAGAGTGACCCACTGCACAAAGAGCCTGAGTTCTGGGCTAGCATGATGGAGGCCACAG GACGCCCAGGAGATTACATTCCACCAGAGATCTTTACTTTCCCAGGGAATTCAGGGTTCCACCTCTACGGCATGTTGTACAAACCACACAACTTGTTACCTGGCAGGAAGCACCCTACAATCGTCTTTGTGTATGGAGGCCCCCAG GTGCAGTTAGTAAATAACACATACAAAGGAGTGAAGTACCTGAGACTGAATACGCTAGCGTCACTAGGCTACGCCGTCGTGGTCATTGACGGGAGAGGCTCCTGTCAGAGAGGCCTCAAGTTCGAGGGGGCTCTGAAAAACAAAATG GGCCAGGTGGAGATCGAGGACCAGGTGGAGGGGCTGCAGTACGTGGCTGAAAACTACACTTTTGTGGACCTGAGTCGCGTGGCCATCCACGGCTGGTCTTACGGAGGCTTCCTCTCCCTCATGGGCCTCGTCCACAGGCCCAACGTCTTCAAG GTGGCCATAGCGGGTGCCCCTGTGACGGTGTGGATGGCCTATGACACCGGTTACACGGAGCGCTACATGGACCTACCTGAGAATAACCAGCAGGGATACGAAGCCGGTTCTGTCGCCTTGCACGTAGACAAGCTGCCCAGCGA GCCTAACCGGTTACTTATATTACATGGATTCCTTGACGAGAATGTGCACTTTTTCCACACCAACTTCCTGGTGTCTCAACTGATCCGTGC GAAGCCATATCAGCTACAG ATCTACCCCAATGAGAGACACAGCATCCGCTGCCCAGAGTCTGGAGAGCACTATGAGATTATGCTGCTGCACTTCCTCCAGCAGTACCTCTGA